Proteins co-encoded in one Deinococcus carri genomic window:
- a CDS encoding M23 family metallopeptidase, which produces MTPVLIRCSSGQTGALPTTRRVLATAALVLAGLASAATSYRVRPGDNLTVIAQRAGISVSALKDANPGLKNANQVQAGKTLRIPNRQLPGTAHRVKSGENLIRIAHRYGLSLSQLLRANPQLGAGRPLRAGASVHIPGRNVAARLPRSGSAAESPAGSRTVRRSTPAAAVRTASIRVSSVPAASGWLWPVPGYHYVSSGYGDRVLDGEHEGHYGVDIVAPQGTIVRAARSGRVLESRADFERGWGWTVVVEHPDGWITRYAHLSANLARAGDRVVQGQPIGRVGSSGRSTGPHLHFGTYMRWNPKDPLALY; this is translated from the coding sequence GTGACCCCCGTTCTCATCCGGTGCTCTTCTGGGCAGACAGGCGCGCTGCCCACCACCCGGCGCGTTCTGGCCACCGCGGCGCTGGTGCTGGCAGGTCTAGCAAGTGCGGCCACCAGCTACCGCGTACGCCCCGGCGACAATCTGACCGTGATTGCACAGCGGGCCGGCATCAGCGTCTCGGCCCTGAAGGACGCGAATCCGGGCCTGAAAAATGCCAATCAGGTGCAGGCGGGCAAGACCCTGCGGATTCCCAACCGGCAACTGCCCGGCACGGCCCACCGCGTCAAAAGCGGCGAGAACCTGATTCGCATCGCCCACCGCTATGGCCTGAGCCTCTCGCAACTGCTGCGGGCCAATCCGCAACTCGGGGCCGGGCGACCCCTGCGGGCAGGGGCCAGCGTTCACATTCCGGGGCGCAACGTGGCTGCCCGCCTGCCTCGTTCGGGGAGCGCGGCGGAGAGTCCGGCAGGCAGCCGAACGGTGCGGCGCAGCACACCCGCGGCGGCCGTGCGGACGGCCTCCATCCGCGTTTCCTCGGTACCAGCAGCCTCGGGGTGGCTGTGGCCGGTGCCGGGGTACCACTACGTCAGCAGCGGTTACGGCGACCGCGTGCTGGACGGCGAACACGAGGGCCATTACGGCGTGGACATCGTGGCCCCGCAGGGGACCATCGTGCGTGCGGCACGCTCGGGGCGGGTGCTGGAATCACGCGCCGATTTCGAGCGGGGCTGGGGCTGGACGGTCGTGGTCGAGCATCCCGACGGCTGGATCACCCGCTACGCCCACCTCAGCGCCAACCTCGCGCGGGCGGGTGACCGGGTCGTGCAGGGGCAGCCCATCGGCCGCGTCGGCAGCAGCGGGCGCAGCACCGGCCCCCACCTGCACTTCGGCACCTACATGCGCTGGAACCCCAAGGACCCCCTGGCGCTGTACTGA